A stretch of DNA from Mus musculus strain C57BL/6J chromosome 6, GRCm38.p6 C57BL/6J:
ATTGAGGAACAGACTAAGTTGACAATGGCATTGACTCATAGTAGATACTCGGTCTTTTCTGCTAAGACTCAATGTCAACCCCACCAAATCTAAATGCCAGAAACTGTGGAGTCAGTAACTCTGCTCTTCCCCTTCAGGGTTACATCGCATCCCGGGTGCTCTCCCGGAGAGCCTGTTACGTCATCAAGATGGACCACAAAGCCATCCCTGCTCTGGACAAACTCCAACGGTTCCTCTACGAGAAGCAGGTAATTTGGGGTTCCTTGAGAACTCTGCTCCTGATCCAGCCCGTGCTTCTGCCCACGTCACTGTCTCATGAGAATGAGACTGTAGACCATGATATATATGTCCATGCATACAATGCTCACCTTTCCAATGTGTCCTCATGTTTGGGAGAGGGAGGCATGGAAGCTCATGGcggtgcagtttttatcatagagCCCAGAGTACATGGACTTTTAAGAACTTAAATGGACTGTCTTTGGAGAGAGGCTGGCAAGCCTCTCTTCTCAGAGGTGAGATCTTAGATCCAGTGTTCAGTTGAAAATGAGTACATTTATGCTATTCAGTGATGGATCAATGACACAGACAAATAATACCAAAGAGTGAGAATCTCCACACAGCACACTGAAGTTAGACACTGAGTTCTGATCCTGTCTACACGGCCCCATCTATCCTCCTTTATCAGCCGATTTACCTTCTTTTGCAAGTTTCATTGCAGTAATACACTGTGGGTAAAAACGAGCTTTTTTCCAGACACAGCAGTCAGAGGAGAAAATGACTTGAGATCCCAGAATGCCCTTTATTCAAAAACTGGACAGAGAAAGCCATTTACAATGTAAAGTACGGTCCACTATGCTTCCCAGTGTCTTCAACACCATTCTTCTCTGTTACATCATCTAGACAATGAATGCTATCGACTCCCCAGAGTATACCTGGGTCAGGTACAACCCTCTGAAGTCTCTGATCACGAAGGTGGACTGGTTCCTGTTTGGGTCGCCTATTCGACAGCTATGCAAGCACATGCCCCTGTATGAGGGTGAGGTGGCTACAAAGCCAAGTGAGTACCATTGAAGCCAAACAAGTTCTGGAGACTTCTGCATGCCACACAGtccaggggggtgggggtggggctgtgtgAATTACGCATAAGTGAGAACATGACTTTGTTCAGTTACTTCAGGAATAACTTAACTTAATAGTTATTTCTATGACGTGCATGGACCGTTAGAGAAAGTAATACAGAAATGGGCAAAGCTCTGCCTCCACGGGACACAGTAGAGTGGGAAAATGATTGAGTGACAAATGGCAAATGGGGTCAGACAGGGTTCCTGGGCATCAAGAGGAGCCCTGGGATCCTCCTTTATCACACATAAGTGTtccatgttaaaacaaaacaaaacaaaacaaaacaaaacaaaacaaaacaaaacaaaacaaaacacttccaAAGCATCCTTCAAGCAGTATCCTCTAGAGGTGGCAAAGAATGTTGCCAGGATCCGGCATAAAGCATTccaggaaagagaaggcagagccCATGAACAGGCAGGGGACAGTAGCCGGGTGTCACAGGGCAACGTGACCATCACTGAGTTTTGCACTGACTGTGGCAAAGTGATCAGAACCAGTGGAAAACAAGACACATTTGTCAGAGTGGTGGGAGGTAAAGAAGGTGTTAGCGTTTGCTGCCCATTTACCCAGAAAGTCAGCACTCATAGTCACTTAGAGAGGCAGCAGGCACTCTGTCAGCACCAAGCCACATGGCATCCACCAGATCAACTCTTCCAGAGCTGGCAGTCTTATGTaagttaaattattattattatcagtaatagtagtagtagtagtgccAATAAAGTTATGGCTAAAATCTTGGGTGCTATGAAATTATCAGCTCTGTCCCCCACCCCTGCAGTCAAGACCTCTTGCAAATACTGGCTTGCTAGATCGAAACACACTTTTAAtgctatttctttacatttttctcgTTTCCAGAAGAGGTGAGCACTGGAGCCTGTGCAAAGGTTGGACTCCTGGGGATCCTGGGAGTCTCCATCTGTGGAGGAATTCACCTTTAAGATGGTCCATCAACTGGCTTCATCTTTTCAAAGAAATATACCTTTGGTTTCCACTcagaagccaaaataaattcttcccaaCATTCCATCTACTTATGAAATCGAATAATAACACAAAATATGTATCTGTGATGATATATTTATCATTATAGATATTATTATCAAAAATATATCTGTAATGATATATTTACAGATATCCGTGTGTGTTTGTTCCTTTCATGGGCAGGCACAGTGGGAAGCCAAGCAACATTGATCTTAGTGAATAGAAGGACTTCATATAAGATAAATAATGTATGAAAGTGTCCAGATGATGGGGCACGTGCAATCTAACCAGTGGGGTAtgagcctctgtctctctgcagctCCCTGCAGACCAGCTGAACACCTAAGATCTCAAGGTTTAGACATTAGGGGTGAGCAGGGACAAGGACAGTGGCAATGCCTTTCCTGGGAAGAGGGTGGGGCTTGGTATATTACCTCATTGCCCTAATGAAgaaagttccctcttctgatcAATGAGTTGGCTTTAAGGGCCATTCGGGTGCCTTTTAGGACATGCGTTTTAATTTGCTGAAGCGGCAGACTTGGCCACAGTGAACAATATTCTCTCATGTGTTGACCTGGAGTAACCAGGGAGGAAGGGCCAGTAACACCAACAACAGGATCAGAAAATCTGGGAGTCCAAGTTAACACAGTGTATGGAAAGTGTCCAAGGCTTAAAATTAGCTCATCATGTAGATCAATTCCAAGATCAATTAGCCAGGTCTTCTATAGTCTGGGCAGTGGGATGCAAGTTCAGTTCAAAACAAAGAGATTTAAACAGAAATCTCTCTGTCACTGAGTCTTTCCAGTCCTCACTCTGATCCATGACAGGTGCATCAGAGAAGTGCCTTCTGGGTACTTAGCACTGAGGTATGATAGGCTAAGAGTCTCAAGCTGCTATACTTAAGGATGCTATTTTCTTGGTGAGGAAACAGGACATTTCTGTAAACAGTTGGATGACAGTAGTAATGAGCGTGTTATACACTGCTAAGGGAAGGATAGTGTGTGGTTTAGGTGTTTGCTAGTGACAGAACCCAAATGGGGTTTTGTTACAGTTGAGGGTAAGCTGAGAGTGTTGTGGAGCTAGCTGCAGATGAGGACCGGGCATCCTGGAGCTGGATGCTTGATGGAGCCTGGACTCTTTTTCTGCCTTTCAGCTGGGTCTTTTTGTGGCAGCCTCTTCGTGGCTTTCCTCCCCGAGGAGAGAGGAGCAGCACCATAGCCCACCCCAGGGTCCCCATCTCAGCTTCGtttccagagagacagagacaactcTGATTATGAGTTGGTTTTAACTATAAAGTCTCTGGAGACGACCCCAGCTGGCTCCTGTGGCCAGGATGGTCGGCTGGGTGCAGGGAGGGTGTTAGCATCAGAAACCTCCTGGGGTTTGCTCTGATAGGTCTGCTCCCCATTGCTTTAGCCATGCTGGTTCCACTTTGAAAGCAGGGCTACAAGGTCTGCTCTCTCATTTTGCTGTCTCTACATCCCAATCCCTCTGAGGGAGGCTGGGGCCTTGCTACAGTTCCTTGTAGTTAGCCCTGTCTAAGAGCTAAGGGAAGTGTATATCAACCTTTTAATCCAGGGATGCTCAGACCCAAGGTCATGAGCAAAGATGGAGCCTGGACCAGAAGGTCTCAAATGCTGGACAAGGCCACAGGTCATAACAGGCAGGGAAGATCAGCTGTATCTGGAGCCTGCCTGCCAAAGGAGGCAGGGGCGGAGTGCTAAAACCCTGTGTGTTATACACACTCCAGTTGCTCATCCGAGGGGAGAAGATGGTCTGTTCATTCATAGATGCTGGGGTTAGAAGATGGAGACCCCATTACTTCATTACAGAATTACCTGCTAGGATTCTTGACTCAATGAATGAATTCAGCATTATTTTGAATTCATTATAAACATAATGAATGCATTGGTGAGCCAAGACAAAGCTGAGCTCTCTGGTTTCTGATAATGATGAAATAACTTAGGTCAGTCCAGCTTTTCTATCGTTATAGTTATGCATCTgaacaaaatatgaaaaatgacTTCTAAAGGCATGAGGTGTCCCTAGCAGAGAAAACCTGAAGAAGGGGTTACTTGTCTGCAGCTGATAAGAGCTGTGTAATACTGTTCTTCAAAGCAAGCTTTATTGAAAGCCCAtgtctcttccccacttccttcttTCTGGCTAGCATAACCTCAGGCTATGCAAGCAACAGCTAAGCATTTCTTCTGTGTGGTCCTTCAGTTGTAGGGGGCTAACCATGATCTGCCAAATTAGCTGTGGCGTCACTCCTGTCCCCAGGAGACAAGCTATCATCACTGTCACAGCCAGAGACGGGTCTACCAGCATCCAGCAACGAGAGGACGACCCTGCAATGCATACTATGGGCCCCTCCGTGAAGAAGTTTTGGGCTCAATATGTTTATAATGCCCGGGTGGAGAAAGCTGAGCTAAGTCAGCCCTGTTTCTCCTAAGAAAAACAAGATCATAGCTTCTCTTAAGACAGCAAGGAGCAGACTAAAGAGCTCAGGTGGCCAATAACACGTAAGCAGAAGTCTGCCAAGTGAGGTGTCCAGGAACCATATTCTTTCCAGATAAAGAAAGATAGATTCAGATGACTGGAAATTCTGCTCTTTGCTTTTTTCCTATTCTCCTTCCTACAGTGAGGCTATAACACTGATGTCCGGAGCTGCCTCAGCCATTTTGGAGTCATGGGGTAACACTCTTAGAGAGGCAAGTTTGAGAAAGGAAGGGCTATGACTTACCTTATGCCTCAATACAAATCTTGATCTATTTTTAACGTCTTACACACAACTGAATGAAAAGAGAGCCACCTAGCCCGTAACACCTCAGGAAACAAGTTGCCATTGCTGTCACCCACAACAGCCCTGAGAAACCTGTGCTCCAGTTCCTCAGTTAGGGTATTCAGGCTCTGGGGTCTCAGGCTCGGGTCCCTCCATGGAGCTCAGGAGGCTGTGACATGGACCACTGCAGGGGTCTCTTGTTGAGGACTACAGAAGTCTGTTTGTGAAGTGACCCCACTCTAGAAGGACCTTGAAAACCTCGACCCTAGGGCTTCCAGGAACAGAAGTGGTGGGGAGAGTTAGGTGGTGCCACATGGGTTGGAGGGGTTAGTGATGGGACAAGGCTGTCCCCGGCAGAGGGACAGTTACAGAGTGAATGCTGAATATCTGGATCCTTATTATTTTGTCATGGAGACACCTATCTAAGGGATACAGCTCCTGGCTTAGAGTTCTAGAGGGAGGGTCCATGGTCACTTTGTGGGTCGTTACTGTGTAGCTGGGACAGCACAAGAAAGACACCCCAGGAGCCTCAGTCCCAGTTTTCCGGAGATGAGTGACAGAAGACCTCAGACCTGACCATACAGACTGGGCTCCATTGGTGCTTCATTCATCTGTTGCCAAAAAATTCTCAAGAGATAGCCTAAAAGACTCAGAAATGAGAGGTTCTGGTGGAACAACTCCATGATGCAGGGTGTTCTGGGAAGCACATGGCCAGCAATGCACAGAAGATGAGGGAGGACACAGAGAATGAGGGAGACTGAAGGGGATGAGGGATGATGCAGGGGATGAGGGATGATGCAGGGGATGATGCAGAGGCTGAGGGATGATGCAGGGGATGAGGGATGATGCAGGGGATGATGCAGAGGCTGAGGGATGATGCAGGGGATGATGCAGAGGCTGAGGGATGATGCAGGGGATGAGGGATGATGCAGAGGATGAGGGATGATGCAGGGGATGAGGGATGATGCAGGGGATGATGCAGAGGCTGAGGGATGATGCAGAGGATGAGGGTTGATGCAGAGGCTGAGGGATGATGCAGGGGATGAGGGATGATGCAGAGGCTGAGGGATGATGCAGGGGATGAGGGATGATGCAGAGGATGGGGTAAGGGAATCCATCTGCTGCACCAGTAACACTggaactttattatttattcatacaaGGTAGAAATGCACTTATTCCCCCCAGATCACAAGGTTCCATGGGAAGCCAACATGTGGAGCACAGAGGACTGCAATGAGACACTTCTCACAGGCAGAGGCTAGATGAGGTCTGTCCAGTCTGGCTGACGTAGAGGTTCAGAGCCCAGGGATCTCACCACAAATGGACAGTCCCATGAAGGACAGAAGCTGGAGCTCAGAACATGAGTCTGGGTCCATCGTCAGGGCGGTACCTTCAAGAGGAAGGATCCACACTTTAGAGACAAAGTCAGAGTCAACAGGTACATGGGACACCAGCATTCGATGAACCCTCAGGTCAGCAGAGGCCCACACCGGCCCCTCTCACCAGCCCTTGCTGTAGTCACCTCTTTCTTTTATGGTTCTTTTATTGCGCTTTGTAACCCCTTAGCCCAGTGTGGTCTGGTTCTCTCCGGGACCCTTGTGTCTTGAAGAACTCTGGCTGGGGGTTTACGACCaaggcactcgggaggcagaggcaggtggatttctgagttccaggacagcctggtctacaaagtgagttccaggacagcctgagctatacagagaaaccctgtctcgaaaaactaaaaaacaaacaaacaaacaaacaaaaaaagaggtgggggggggcaccGGCTGCGTTGCTGACTGCTTCTGGACTCACAGGCAGATCTTGGAGTTTTAGCCTCTAGCAATTACAATTCCTCCAGTCACTGATTTTCTCCCCGCAGAGTACCGAGGGCTccaaagtcaatggccttccccTACAGTGGGTGTGGCTAAGCTCGAGTCAGGGCTGGGTGTCCATCAGCCATCAAATCCCAAAGCAGTCTATGGCGGCTCCCCTActctccatcccccctccccccgccatgAGCCTTGTAAGGAATCCCCTACATCCCAAACACGCGGCTTCTCTTCCACTGGAGAAAAGATGGAATGAGCGATGTCATTGCATTTTGCCAATAGGTCCCGAaactcctcccttttcttttgatTCATGCATCACCTCCTGTTTCCAGCAGTGAACACACCTTCTTTTTGCTGCCGAGCAAAGTAGGTGGGGACGGCTCTGCACAGGTCTTTGATTGGCACTCCGTATTGGGCCAAGTTTTTGATTCGGCTGGGTAAAACTGTGTAGGTCAGTCCTCGAGTAGGTGGGTAGTGACCGGAAGCCTGTAAGAGGGGGCGTCTCAGATACGGCATATCCAAGAAGGGGTTCACAGGGGAGCTGTGAGGATTCGTGGGGAGATTCAGTACCAATCCAGACTTGCTCTccggtgtctctagctgcagtgTTTTATTGAGCCTCAGGAGGGCGAACAAGGCTCTGGCAAACTCTGGACCCAGTGGCGTTTTCTATTAGCTTTGGGTGCGTTCTCATTAACCCTGATTAGTTTAAAACATTTATTGCGTTTATATTTCGTCAGTTTAGATGAACAGGACACTTTGAActtctcttttaaagatttgtgtATTTTAGTTTTATGCGTAGGAGTGTTTGAAGTTACAGACTGGTGAGAGTCTCcttgtgggggctgggaaccaaaccggGACCCTCTGCGagaggagcaagtgctcttaacctccgagcATTTCTCCAcccacaacttttaaaaatagcattgcTTTAACACACTTTTTTCCTAGAGTTAGTACCGCCACCCCCAGTTCTGAATGCTGTCCAAATGTGTTGACATTTAAGCAAAGTTGGAATAGATCCCACAAGTTGCAGAGAATATCCTCCTGGCTTTAACTTATTTAACAGTTCCCAATCTCACTAGAGAGGGTAGGCAAGAACTTCAGCAATCTTGGGCTTAATGGTAATAATGGtgtgtgtgcgggggggggggggggggggcaggaaaggcaggaaggaaagagacagagacagggtcgTGAAATCATTGCAGTGTTTGCATCCAGCCCCTTGTGTCTTCTAGCATAGTTTGAAGCCATTGGGAATGAGGTCATTACATAGGATATTGATTGATTCAGTTGTGCTTAGCCTTGAATGGGACACCAAAGTCCTTTGAACATGATGTGACTTCATGGCAGGAAGGAGAGACATGGATGAAGCTCCTGTCCATGTCTTAGAGAGTGGCTGTTACGTTGGAAAGCCCCATAGTAGACACCAGTCAGAGACACCTGGACACGCTCACTCACCTGTTTGCCCAGGGCCTGGGTAATATCATCCAAACTTGGGAAGGCTGCTGGGTCCATCTTTGCCAGAACACAGGCCATCTTGCTAAACAGCTTAGCTGCCAGGAGGTCCTTAAAGCAACAGAGCAGAAACGTGTTACCTATCGTCTCAGTACTAATGCACCTGCTCGCCTCAGGGGTGCAATACCCTGCTAGTCTGACCGAAATGCGGAACATCTCAGAAGGGCTGCACTCTGGATGCCAGAGCACAGGTCAGCTTCTGCTCCTGTCTCCTCTGCTCCTCCTGGTGAAGGTTTTATCTCCCAGGTAGGGTAGGATGGTAATACAACAATGTGGATGATCTTAGGGGCCTGCTCTGCTACTCTAAGGCTCTTGAGAGcctcagtttgtttgtttattttatcaaTAAAGCAGGAGGAATAGCCTTTCTTCTGTGGAGTTGTCATGGAAATGAGGTGAGAGCTGAGGTCCTCACTGCCTGGGGGAATGTTGTATAAGCTGCAGAGGGCTCTCTTGAGTACCCAGGGCAGTTGGGAGGCCTCAGTCAAGACTTGGGTTCTAGAGCTAGGTCTGCCTGCATACCTCTTCCTTGTGGTCTGTTATTTGTTCTTCCCTGGCTTGGATCATAGCTGCAGTTTGCTGCTGCCGGGTCTGACAGAGCCCCAGGTACAGCTGCAAGAAACTCAGCCTCTAGATCAGTCGTTTTCAACACACTGGCTCtgaccctttgggggtcaaatgacctttttCACAGAGGCTGAATATCAGATGttcacattataattcataacagcatgaaaattacagttatgaagaaacaatgaaataattttatggttgcggGTCACTGCAACATGAGGAACCATATTGAAGCATCACACTAATGGGAAAGTTGAGAACCTGGGCTCTAGCAGTAATTCTGCCTTCCTTGCGCCACCTAGTGGCCTACTGTGGAATGTTTCcctgaggaattttttttttttacttggctTCTCATAGCATCCATTAGAGGCAATCTGTAGTCCGGGAGGATTCAGGGAATCTCCTTGGGAAGTTAAGAGTCAGGGAGGTGAAGAGAGAGAAGGCGTTAGGGGAAGATAACCTAGCGGACGCGGGGAGAGTGGAGAGGACACCTTGTGTCTATTCTGAGTCTTCCAGTGTGCTGGAGAGAATGTGACAGAGTGAGGAGGACCTGGGTGGCAAAGGGCTGAGTGGGGAGGCTGGGTGGTGACTTCGTTCCATCCTTTAAAGTCCCACTAGGTAGGAGAGGCAGCTGCTGGAGTTGTTTTGCAGATTTGGCAACCGAGGCACgctaaacagaaaaatattctCCGCGGTCACAGAAGATTTTATTAAAGAGTTCGGCTAAGTCACAGGGTTACTCTTCCTGGTTATGTGTCATCCTAAGGGGCCTCGTTACTGAAGGAGGTGGTGATTCATAGCCGCATTCCTTTAGAAGTCAACATTAGAAGACAAACCAACTTCTATAGCACACCCCAGTCCCTGAGGAAGACAGTGaaaaggcttccatttggagCAGACCTAAGAGCTCTCTTGTCCTTGTAATAAGTGCGTTTCACATCTTACGTTCTTGTAGTCCATGACTCCATCCCATTCACTCTGAACGCTGTTGTCTCGGATGCTGACCACACCTCTGAGGGCATCGACATGGATGGTCTGGGTCCCCACAGAGCCATCCAGAGGATAACTGTCGCTAGTGTTCTAGAAGGAGCAATCAACAATGAGTAAAGCCAGTGGCCCCAAGTGTCTATCTGCTCATCCTGTGCAGGGTTAAGGGGGAATCCATGAGAAACTACAGGAATAATACCCCTGGGTATTATCTTTGAAATGTTTCTGCTAAAAGACATAGGTAGACTGGACCCTCTCCACCATACTCACCGTCAGCGCCAGAGCTGGAACTAGAAAGACAGTCACAAGAATGGAAGGCGCAATCTGAAATGGAACAAAGGTCACTGTGCTTAGTCCTTGGCCTCTGATGAGCTTAGACTCCAGGGCTGCCTTGCTGGGGTCCACAGCTTTcacctccctccatccctgcaGAGTTCCCAGGTGTGTCAGGACACTATAGCTTACTGTGTTCACACAGGGTGTGCCTGCTGCTCAGGAGGCAAGGTTTTGTCAGTCACTCAAGGACACTCCTATGTGGCTTCTACTGTCAATCACTGGGATAGATTTAGCCAACCTGACAGGGTAGGATCAGCCTGGACCACTATAGCTCAGGCCTCCCACTCTTCCTTTTTGTGCTACCTCTCTACTTCCAGGGCTGGGCACATCCTCTACTCCAGCTCTTGATCCAAACCCCAAATCTCACAGTCAGCCCTATTCCGCCTCTGCCCACCCTCCATCCCCCCTGGAAACTGACACCCTCCAGGCTTCCTTTCCTCTGAATTCTCTTACCTTGCCTAAGAAGAAAGCTACTCACTGTTATTTGCATACTATTTTGGGGGAAATTATGTTAGAATGTACCTAGGCCTTAAAATATTTAAGTTGTTCAGTTCCTCTATGTGGTGTGCTCTGCCCATCAAGGGAGTTTTCTGCAGCAGACATTAATAAAAGAATAGGGGGCTGGGTTAAGCTAGCCATAGTTTCTTGTGTACTTGAGGCTGGCCCAGCTCAAGTGCACCCATCATGACAAGTGGGACTGGCAGGGTCCTCCCTTCTCTTAACATCCATGAAAAGTCGGCATCTGGCTTCAGTAACAAACGGGGCCCCTGAAAGTCAAAGGAAGCGGCTATTCTACAGTGTTATCATCACCACAGTGCAGTGCAGCGCAGCTGCCATAGACACAGAGCTGCAGAGGGTGAAGCTGCTTTAGTGAAAGCTGGATGTGGTCGTGCCTGCCTTGaatgccagcacccaggaga
This window harbors:
- the Gkn2 gene encoding gastrokine-2 precursor; protein product: MKPLVAFLVVLSIFGIQSQAEEIFNIFVPSKNGGNIQETVTIDNQQNTATINIHSGSCSSTTIFDYKHGYIASRVLSRRACYVIKMDHKAIPALDKLQRFLYEKQTMNAIDSPEYTWVRYNPLKSLITKVDWFLFGSPIRQLCKHMPLYEGEVATKPKEVSTGACAKVGLLGILGVSICGGIHL
- the Gkn3 gene encoding gastrokine-3 precursor, which codes for MPLHSLERDNMRRLIAPSILVTVFLVPALALTNTSDSYPLDGSVGTQTIHVDALRGVVSIRDNSVQSEWDGVMDYKNDLLAAKLFSKMACVLAKMDPAAFPSLDDITQALGKQASGHYPPTRGLTYTVLPSRIKNLAQYGVPIKDLCRAVPTYFARQQKEGTALTMDPDSCSELQLLSFMGLSICGEIPGL